A genomic segment from Candidatus Leptovillus gracilis encodes:
- a CDS encoding carbamate kinase, which translates to MKKAIVILVNGEVLSNKFSSTIDNQRDKAHELAEVLLPIFQSDVQVAILHGNKPQVGYVLYRSELASHALHSIPLDVCGADTQGATGYMLMQSLHNVLAENQLNRPVMSVVTQTVVDSEDPLFNQPTKAIGPFFDKDKAEQHRQSRGWHMLLEPGRGYRRAVSSPVPLEIVEMEGIKQLVESGTIVIAAGGGGIPVVRGNNGRLQGVEAVVDTDRVGCMMAVQLRAPLLLMVIDRNDKFALMGLNTEQQRHLSLEDLDSLLSQETFVSQMVEGKLQAAANFLHSGGEQVIITTLRKLPATLDGKAGLRIGMKQGSSGLFV; encoded by the coding sequence ATGAAAAAGGCTATCGTTATTCTTGTAAATGGAGAAGTGCTTTCTAACAAGTTCAGCTCAACGATTGACAACCAACGCGACAAAGCCCATGAATTGGCCGAAGTATTGCTGCCAATTTTCCAGAGTGATGTGCAAGTAGCGATTTTGCATGGCAATAAGCCGCAGGTTGGTTATGTGTTATACCGGTCTGAGTTGGCCAGCCATGCCTTGCATTCTATTCCCCTAGACGTTTGTGGCGCGGACACACAAGGGGCCACCGGCTATATGCTGATGCAGTCGCTGCATAATGTTTTGGCAGAAAACCAATTGAACCGCCCCGTTATGTCCGTTGTCACCCAAACCGTTGTGGATTCTGAAGATCCGCTTTTTAATCAACCAACCAAGGCAATCGGGCCATTTTTTGACAAAGACAAAGCGGAACAGCATCGACAAAGTCGGGGCTGGCATATGCTGCTTGAACCTGGACGCGGCTATCGGCGAGCAGTCTCGTCGCCGGTTCCTCTCGAGATTGTGGAGATGGAAGGGATCAAACAGTTGGTGGAAAGTGGCACCATTGTAATTGCGGCTGGTGGTGGGGGTATCCCGGTCGTGCGCGGGAACAACGGCCGTCTTCAAGGCGTAGAAGCAGTGGTAGATACGGATCGTGTGGGCTGCATGATGGCCGTGCAGTTGCGTGCCCCCCTGCTGCTCATGGTTATTGACCGCAATGACAAATTTGCCCTCATGGGACTCAATACAGAGCAACAAAGACATTTGTCACTTGAAGACCTGGATTCGCTCTTGAGTCAGGAGACGTTTGTTTCACAAATGGTTGAAGGTAAATTGCAAGCTGCTGCGAATTTTTTGCACAGCGGTGGGGAGCAAGTGATTATCACCACGCTGCGTAAATTGCCGGCAACACTGGACGGCAAAGCGGGTTTGCGAATCGGAATGAAACAAGGGTCGAGTGGTTTATTTGTTTGA
- a CDS encoding response regulator transcription factor: MEAIQTLLIGDQPAILRTLRRNLSGRGYEVSIALDDRDVFEAVRDVKFDLFILLLDFATVEVDGLVICRQIRELTHAPIIVLSAIGAEQTKIKALDLGADDYVEMPFSMEEFLARVRSSLRRWTIQRNEHRPAKHAVACNDLYIDGDSHQVSLRGEEIHLTPTEFKLLYYLAQNQGKVITHRSILQVVWGPEYGNEREYLRVFISQLRRKIEDDPLRPTYVLTEPGVGYRFA; encoded by the coding sequence ATGGAAGCGATACAGACATTACTTATCGGTGATCAACCAGCGATCTTGCGTACCTTGCGCCGGAATCTTTCCGGTAGAGGGTATGAGGTGTCTATTGCTTTAGATGACCGAGACGTTTTTGAGGCTGTCAGGGATGTGAAGTTTGACCTATTTATTCTGCTGTTGGATTTTGCGACTGTTGAAGTAGATGGTTTGGTAATTTGTCGTCAAATTCGTGAATTAACGCACGCGCCTATCATTGTTCTCTCGGCAATTGGGGCTGAACAAACGAAAATCAAAGCGTTGGATTTAGGCGCCGATGATTACGTGGAGATGCCTTTTAGTATGGAGGAGTTTTTGGCGCGGGTACGATCCTCTTTGCGACGATGGACAATTCAAAGAAATGAGCATCGGCCGGCTAAACACGCCGTAGCCTGTAACGATTTATATATTGACGGTGATAGTCATCAGGTTTCCTTAAGAGGTGAAGAGATTCATTTAACGCCTACAGAGTTCAAGTTGTTATATTATTTGGCTCAGAATCAGGGAAAAGTTATCACGCATCGTTCAATTTTACAGGTAGTCTGGGGGCCTGAATATGGCAATGAACGGGAATATCTGCGAGTCTTTATATCACAACTGCGTCGCAAGATTGAAGATGACCCTTTGCGTCCAACATATGTCCTTACCGAGCCAGGTGTTGGTTATCGTTTCGCCTGA
- a CDS encoding ATP-binding protein, which produces MHPFIGRTSEIQTLNTYQQRHESALLIVYGRRRVGKTRLLTHWLQTTPIAHALYWVAQPDSATAQLRQFSQALYRFEHPEGTVLTDFSYQSWEQAFERVARLAEGERFTLIIDEFTYLLARTPELAGLLQNTWDHHLKQKNIMLILSGSHLGMMQKQILDYQAPLYGRASAQLHVQPLPFGTSRLYFPDYDAAERVAIYAMFGGIPAYWERLDQTVSLSENIRHQLLTANNLMQAEPRLLLQDFVREPDNYIALFNAIANGYRTQKEIKTFTGLAQGHVSSYLSVLETAGFIARRIPVTAGIQSRQSRYHISDPYLRFYYRFLAARQTQLALGIQEPALAEIKRHLLDFIGTHTWEELCREWVLRAGAAGKLPFLVNQVGSYWDKTAQVDVVGINNMEKTLILGECKWSPKPMDGAVLDTLRRKTEAVVPRQGNWQIAYVGMARGAG; this is translated from the coding sequence GTGCACCCATTCATTGGCCGTACTTCAGAGATACAGACCCTCAATACCTATCAACAGCGTCACGAGTCCGCTTTGCTCATCGTGTATGGGCGGCGGCGTGTCGGCAAAACAAGGCTGCTCACCCATTGGCTGCAAACAACACCAATCGCCCATGCCTTGTATTGGGTGGCGCAACCTGATTCAGCTACGGCGCAGCTGCGCCAATTCTCGCAAGCGCTTTATCGGTTTGAACATCCAGAAGGAACCGTGCTGACCGATTTTAGTTACCAGTCCTGGGAACAGGCGTTTGAACGGGTTGCCCGATTGGCTGAAGGGGAACGCTTCACCCTCATTATTGATGAATTCACCTATCTATTAGCGCGAACGCCGGAGTTAGCCGGTCTGCTACAGAACACGTGGGATCATCACCTTAAACAAAAAAATATCATGCTCATCTTAAGCGGCTCGCATCTGGGCATGATGCAAAAACAAATTCTAGATTATCAGGCGCCTTTATATGGACGCGCCAGCGCACAACTGCACGTGCAGCCGCTGCCCTTTGGTACAAGCCGGCTGTATTTCCCGGATTATGATGCGGCGGAAAGAGTTGCCATTTATGCCATGTTTGGCGGCATTCCAGCTTATTGGGAACGCCTGGACCAAACTGTCTCCCTGTCGGAAAACATACGCCACCAGCTGCTGACCGCCAATAATCTGATGCAAGCTGAACCACGTTTGTTGCTGCAAGATTTTGTGCGCGAACCCGATAATTACATCGCCCTTTTCAACGCCATTGCCAATGGCTACCGGACGCAAAAAGAGATAAAAACGTTTACGGGTTTAGCGCAAGGCCATGTCTCCAGCTATCTCAGCGTATTAGAAACGGCCGGTTTTATCGCGCGGCGCATTCCGGTAACGGCCGGCATCCAATCGCGTCAAAGCCGTTATCATATTTCTGACCCCTATCTCCGTTTTTATTATCGTTTTCTGGCAGCACGCCAAACCCAATTGGCTTTGGGAATACAAGAGCCAGCCCTGGCTGAAATCAAACGACATCTGCTTGATTTTATTGGGACGCATACGTGGGAAGAACTCTGCCGGGAATGGGTTCTGCGGGCTGGGGCGGCCGGTAAGCTGCCTTTTTTGGTGAATCAGGTGGGCAGCTATTGGGACAAAACGGCCCAAGTAGATGTCGTCGGCATCAATAACATGGAAAAAACGCTCATTTTGGGCGAGTGTAAATGGTCGCCTAAGCCAATGGATGGCGCTGTTCTGGATACCTTACGTCGCAAAACAGAGGCCGTTGTCCCGAGGCAGGGTAATTGGCAAATTGCATACGTGGGCATGGCGCGTGGGGCTGGGTAA